A genomic stretch from Limanda limanda chromosome 11, fLimLim1.1, whole genome shotgun sequence includes:
- the setd2 gene encoding histone-lysine N-methyltransferase SETD2 isoform X2, whose product MDTLLREEGSGASVKVEGLSKAALIKSLSPRVMLSNHFLPKGTKTKVNLEDQSRQKVSFSFAPTKKPLNSLFFIPTSPEKLAAELQTASDKGEQSTDSKTEQKQTPMVPTSIEEMPQTPVSPAPIPDVAKLHFKKQILSVTVSEENSEPVMPEEQHLPETQVLQKLESETEFPIPQPQNIVSVCPSENPHIEASETKATLSPNKPSASSGKDAETSSSTEQDSKVNKRKTRSQSDSAPPGSESDGDSGQMSSSRISVDSKSKTNCDSRSKEVRKSSSGSHVEEKERSSLKRPENHERSSSYSKSDRDSRHASSRSARSDKDRRRSRSRSRSRSRGSRTSSSHSRSERSRGDRGARPERSYYHDSDRRSHRNSPRRDRRSPRSRTDRTRESSDSEDDHRKMRTRTSDSSRSSGHSSSQKDLKSSSYSKSEKVYKSVDSPHSSEMDKRTQSSRSERTSKRLSDSDSQRRCSPDPDSSYRKSSSHHKAESNSRSSSNSLHTHSQNYEKSQKSSSSDSDADHKGKSQASDKSSSSDEKSKNSLKKTSWPDSKQITPPRSSVKTPGHDRQAEDILQSSGKAPPCATTTDICSQVKNENSDSHQEGSEHTNQDVKERVSCTEKDLQDSSPKSAKETKPDLEVENNNISAINSCESLTYVNAALENLTHVNDSLSSNNGPHAALLDSGSGNDSVVCIQETEVMDCSSGPQSLPCTADIPLANDVQPEAETVELNKVAEQSDSSALLKQESSCLESENKLTCGQQSMDTVKKNSAAKKSRWDIVGQDTSESDNSQRTVSAESKPTVKKVISVKKIEFSKDGNQQDLEVKDNIQQEAETHSTPVKQTKISKQEVGSGNASVTGKNKDQSEPSQASTSIDHCDLKLRDERLRVNNTSQVDAAAEIKSWNGNDPDEQSKDSDQKCKMTRRTSIHQDAPGGLSEASDSDNSEYDSDCGEAIKRLHSVVVVPKNSSLTIDSQDAGASCSPMNISDLHNDHIAPDVNMHEVPNQVRFQQSQGSLPTLFGENSGPSAGANDSTSSRVWCLSQSNMIDSTSQSEGSSTVSALPYPAGHISAHGSATDSAHSHDTSRHCEPVQIQLVVGDHMYAHINDNSGVVCWDFSQSEQPSSTYQQPDSSHEPQLLNTKLTASFPMEQEHRQSAVAWNHQSPNMQTCRKLYLGAHEHYHDPAGEIHPDSLTNDLEEYSGDKSSNLSKSVVEWSGPNATGSSSFVQGHEISSNSRGSVVPDPPREDNFTPHRGRGPPKKRRPEIESDSDNEAEAGPAGKRERHGDTDPPKEAPVKAEVLRPSFMLQDFRDSNKWRDQSRSKKMPPYFDLIEENMYLTERKKSKSHRDIKRMQCECPLLPREERSRGAFACGEDCLNRLLMIECSSRCLNGGYCSNRRFQMRQHADFEVILTEDKGWGLRAAKDLIPNTFVLEYCGEVLDHKEFKTRVKEYARMKNIHYYFMSLKNNEIIDATLKGNCSRFMNHSCEPNCETQKWTVNGQLRVGFFTTKAVPAGTELTFDYQFQRYGKEAQKCFCGAPSCRGFLGGENRVSVRAAGGKMKKDRSRKSALTTVDEELEALLENGEGLYDEKQVVSLCRLMVRVETMEQKLICLKLIRDTQNPSCLKQFLDHHGLSLLWIFMVELSEAKGNSANNIKLQLEIMKTLGVLPIATKNMLEESRVLTFIQRWAQTKSLLHPAEMDGYSSENTSRAQTPLNTPDGSSTKMGPELDPDATKPAVFRRLKIISENSLDSALSDASKASDGKEEEDDDDDDEEEDESSQAGLPDSKQLKADPVFEAVDATKDATEETEKEVKEVKEEKEEKDEEAAMSSSSQDQAQTEEVKEDGEELDLEKKDIEMKEDSSGIQKEELQTESKEPCEGQEHVDEQTSLAVTEKAELESDQSAVKIPEPESPPITTEVTDLPSEQPSEQMEPQRETQEADKPLSNDAQPGESTTDALPSAEIPEATIPSEVTAAPVDPSVIGTPSQDEEEGVSDVESERSQEPQLTALDICGMATRLLESWKDLKEVYRIPKKSQVEKEANDRSRDRDTALTPRTPSGSREREREREKERERDRERDYDRDRDRDRDRDRDRDRDRDRDWDRDRDRERDRERDRDRDRASDKTPRSSERRRRRSASPPPSSYERSSRRTEERFDPSNSNKTPRGVGGKERNKLSTEERRKLFEQEVAQREAQKQQQQQQLQQQQMQQQQQLQQQQLQQQQQLVQQQQPLQTMAYDPTLVYGSSPGFIHYPPGYPIQTFVDPTNPNAGKVLLPTPPVEPGLNYEEDPPQLLVSELGLTSPSSTSQATPVSTLPLHITTANLTTGTPQQYAQPTVATQDGGVAVLSLPVPAPPQVQSQQSYTTLWDPTTQQAVTVQTQPAQQYATAPAQAQTQTAIYYQGQPCQTIYSIPSAYPQANTPVIQAYTEPATSYLHGQSVYPAHPQGVVVQQGGTVTTIVTSQTVQQEMIVPNNVIDLPPPSPPKPKTIVLPPTWKVARDPEGKIYYYHIATRQTQWDPPTWDGSSDNTSVDHESEMDLGTPTYDENPSKFSTKTAEADTSSELAKKSKETFRKEMSMFIVQCLNPFRKPDCKLGRIVNTEDFKHLARKLTHGVMNKELKACTNPEDLECNENVKHKTKEYIKKYMQRFGPVYRPKEDTEVC is encoded by the exons ATGGACACTCTGCTCAG agaggaggggagtgggGCCTCA GTAAAGGTTGAGGGTCTATCCAAGGCAGCGCTAATCAAAAGCTTGTCTCCCAGGGTGATGCTGTCCAACCATTTCTTGCCTAAGGGGACCAAGACAAAGGTCAACCTAGAGGATCAGAGTCGCCAGAAAGTGTCCTTCAGCTTCGCGCCGACCAAGAAGCCACTGAACAGCCTGTTCTTCATTCCTACCAGCCCTGAAAAGTTGGCCGCCGAACTCCAGACTGCTTCAGACAAAGGAGAGCAGAGTACAGACAGCAAAACTGAACAAAAGCAGACACCCATGGTGCCAACATCAATAGAAGAGATGCCTCAAACACCAGTCTCCCCAGCCCCTATACCGGACGTAGCAAAGTTGCATTTCAAGAAGCAAATTCTCAGTGTCACTGTGAGCGAAGAGAATTCGGAACCGGTTATGCCAGAGGAGCAGCACTTACCAGAAACACAGGTTTTGCAAAAGTTAGAAAGTGAGACTGAATTTCCAATACCCCAGCCTCAGAATATCGTCAGTGTGTGCCCGTCTGAAAATCCTCACATTGAAGCTTCTGAGACAAAGGCAACCTTGAGCCCCAATAAGCCTTCTGCTTCCTCAGGAAAAGATGCAGAGACTTCTAGCAGTACTGAGCAGGATAGTAAggtaaacaaaaggaaaaccaGGTCCCAGTCCGACAGTGCTCCCCCTGGCTCAGAATCTGATGGAGATTCAGGTCAGATGTCTTCCAGTCGCATTTCTGTTGACtccaaaagtaaaacaaactgTGACAGCAGAAGCAAAGAGGTAAGAAAGTCTTCCTCTGGTTCACATGtagaggaaaaggaaagaagttCTTTGAAGCGCCCAGAGAATCATGAAAGGTCTTCAAGTTACTCCAAATCAGACCGCGATTCGAGACATGCATCATCACGATCAGCTCGATCGGACAAAGATCGCAGGAGGTCCAGGTCTAGGTCACGGTCCCGATCACGAGGATCTCGAACTAGTTCATCTCACTCCAGATCAGAGaggtccagaggagacagaggagcgCGCCCTGAGAGATCATACTATCACGATTCGGACCGGCGGTCACACAGGAATTCTCCCCGCAGAGACAGAAGAAGCCCTCGTTCTCGCACTGACAGAACTCGAGAAAGCTCTGACTCCGAGGACGACCACAGGAAGATGAGGACAAGGACTAGTGACTCGAGTAGATCGTCTGGTCATTCAAGCTCACAGAAAGATTTAAAATCATCCTCCTACTCCAAATCGGAGAAAGTCTACAAATCTGTCGATTCTCCTCACTCTTCAGAGATGGATAAAAGAACACAATCCTCAAGGTCTGAAAGGACTTCAAAGCGATTATCTGACTCTGATTCCCAGCGCAGGTGCTCTCCTGATCCGGACTCGAGTTACCGTAAATCTAGCAGCCATCACAAGGCAGAGAGCAACAGCAGGTCTTCATCTAACAGTCTGCATACCCACTCtcaaaattatgaaaaaagccAAAAAAGCAGCTCCAGTGACTCTGATGCGGATCATAAGGGAAAATCACAAGCCTCTGACAAAAGCTCCAGTTCAGATGAGAAAAGTAAGAACTCCCTAAAGAAAACCAGTTGGCCAGATTCCAAACAGATAACGCCCCCTAGGTCGTCCGTGAAAACCCCTGGACATGATAGACAAGCAGAAGACATCCTTCAGAGCTCTGGCAAAGCACCGCCATGTGCAACCACCACAGACATTTGTTCTcaagttaaaaatgaaaattcagaTTCCCATCAGGAAGGAAGTGAACACACTAATCAGGACGTCAAGGAAAGGGTTTCATGTACTGAAAAGGATTTGCAAGATTCCTCTCCCAAAAGCGCAAAAGAAACTAAACCAGATCTTGAAGTGGAGAATAATAATATCTCAGCTATAAACTCATGTGAAAGCCTGACGTATGTAAATGCTGCCCTGGAAAACTTGACCCACGTGAATGATAGCCTTTCTTCTAACAATGGACCTCATGCGGCGTTGTTAGATTCAGGCAGTGGTAATGACAGTGTAGTTTGCATCCAGGAAACGGAAGTCATGGACTGTTCATCAGGGCCACAGTCCTTACCCTGTACAGCGGATATACCCTTGGCAAATGATGTCCAGCCTGAAGCAGAGACTGTTGAGCTGAATAAGGTCGCTGAGCAGTCGGACTCGAGCGCCCTCCTCAAACAGGAGTCGTCATGTCTAGAATCTGAGAACAAGCTGACGTGTGGACAGCAAAGTATGGACACTGTTAAAAAGAACAGCGCAGCTAAAAAGTCCCGGTGGGATATTGTGGGGCAGGACACCTCAGAGAGTGATAACTCCCAGAGGACCGTCAGTGCAGAGAGTAAACCAACTGTGAAAAAAGTCATCTCTGTCAAAAAAATTGAGTTTTCTAAAGACGGTAACCAACAAGACCTTGAGGTTAAAGATAATATTCAACAGGAAGCTGAAACACATTCCACACCGGTAAAGCAGACCAAGATCTCTAAGCAGGAGGTTGGCTCAGGCAACGCATCAGTGACCGGTAAAAACAAAGACCAAAGTGAGCCTTCACAAGCCAGCACCAGCATTGACCACTGTGACTTAAAGCTGAGAGACGAGCGGCTGCGGGTAAATAATACATCACAGGTTGACGCGGCTGCGGAGATAAAGAGCTGGAACGGAAACGATCCTGATGAGCAGTCGAAGGATAGTGAtcaaaaatgcaaaatgactaGGAGAACATCAATTCATCAGGATGCACCAGGAGGACTGAGTGAGGCCAGTGACAGCGACAACTCGGAGTACGACTCCGATTGTGGCGAGGCCATAAAACGATTGCACTCTGTGGTGGTGGTGCCAAAAAATTCTTCCCTAACTATTGATTCACAGGACGCAGGAGCATCTTGCAGTCCTATGAATATTTCAGACCTGCACAATGATCATATAGCACCTGATGTGAATATGCACGAAGTCCCAAACCAAGTCCGCTTTCAACAAAGCCAGGGGAGTCTTCCTACTCTATTTGGTGAGAACAGTGGTCCATCTGCTGGTGCAAATGATTCAACCAGCAGCCGTGTGTGGTGCCTGTCCCAGAGCAATATGATTGACAGCACCAGTCAGTCTGAGGGGTCCAGCACCGTCAGCGCCCTGCCTTACCCTGCTGGTCATATCAGTGCCCATGGAAGTGCCACAGATTCTGCCCATAGCCACGATACTTCCAGACATTGTGAGCCAGTGCAGATACAGCTTGTTGTAGGTGATCATATGTACGCCCATATAAATGACAATAGTGGAGTCGTATGTTGGGATTTTTCGCAATCAGAGCAGCCAAGTAGTACGTACCAGCAACCTGATAGCAGTCATGAGCCACAGCTACTGAACACTAAATTGACAGCAAGCTTTCCTATGGAACAGGAGCACAGGCAGAGTGCTGTCGCCTGGAACCATCAGTCCCCAAACATGCAAACTTGCAGAAAACTCTACCTCGGTGCACATGAACATTATCACGATCCTGCAGGTGAAATTCATCCCGATTCCCTAACTAATGACCTCGAGGAGTACAGTGGGGATAAATCATCAAATCTTAGTAAATCAGTTGTTGAATGGAGTGGACCTAACGCCACAGGGTCATCCAGCTTTGTACAGGGTCATGAAATAAGTAGCAATAGCAGAGGCTCTGTTGTGCCCGATCCCCCGAGAGAAGACAACTTCACACCCCACAGGGGTCGAGGGCCTCCCAAGAAAAGGCGTCCAGAGATCGAGTCCGATTCGGACAACGAGGCAGAGGCTGGACCTGCAGGCAAAAGGGAGCGTCATGGAGACACTGACCCCCCGAAGGAAGCTCCTGTGAAGGCTGAGGTGCTCCGTCCATCATTCATGCTGCAGGACTTCCGAGATTCCAATAAATGGAGAGATCAATCCAGGTCTAAAAAGATGCCCCCATACTTTGACTTGATTGAGGAGAACATGTACTTGACTGAGAG AAAGAAGAGCAAATCTCATCGCGATATCAAGAGGATGCAGTGTGAGTGCCCACTTTTGCCGAGAGAGGAGCGCTCGAGGGGAGCATTTGCATGTGGGGAAGACTGTTTGAACCGGCTGCTGATGATTGAGTG CTCATCTCGGTGCCTGAATGGAGGCTACTGCTCTAATCGACGCTTTCAGATGAGACAACATGCAGACTTTGAGGTCATCCTCACAGAAGACAAGGGCTGGGGACTGCGGGCAGCCAAAGATTTGATTCC AAACACCTTTGTACTGGAATACTGCGGTGAGGTGTTGGACCACAAGGAGTTTAAAACTAGAGTGAAAGAATACGCTCGCATGAAGAACATCCATTACTACTTCATGTCTCTAAAGAATAATGAG ATCATTGATGCAACACTGAAGGGTAACTGCTCTCGGTTTATGAACCATAGCTGTGAACCAAACTGTGAGACCCAAAAG TGGACTGTTAATGGTCAACTTAGAGTCGGGTTCTTCACCACCAAGGCTGTCCCTGCAGGAACTGAGCTGACATTCGATTATCAGTTCCAGAGATACGG CAAAGAGGCACAGAAATGCTTCTGTGGAGCACCGAGCTGCAGAGGCTTCCTGGGCGGAGAGAACAGAGTTAGCGTTCGAGCAGCTGGCGGGAAGATGAAGAAAGACCGCAGTCGAAAGAGTGCTCTCACCACG GTggatgaggagctggaggcgTTACTGGAGAACGGAGAAGGCCTGTATGATGAGAAACAGGTGGTGTCTCTCTGCAGACTAATGGTCCGAGTGGAAACCATGGAGCAGAAACTCATCTGTCTCAAGCTCATACGA GATACTCAAAACCCATCATGCCTGAAGCAGTTCTTGGACCATCATGGATTGtctttgctgtggatcttcatGGTGGAGCTTTCTGAAGCTAAAGGCAACAGTGCCAATAACATCAAGCTGCAGTTAGAG ATTATGAAGACCCTTGGTGTGCTTCCCATCGCAACTAAAAACATGTTAGAAGAGAGCAGAGTCCTGACCTTCATTCAGCGATGGGCCCAGACAAAAAGTCTCCTTCACCCTGCGGAGATGGATGGCTACTCCAGTGAGAACACCTCCCGTGCTCAAACGCCCCTCAACACTCCCGATGGGTCCTCCACCAAAATGGGACCAGAGTTGGACCCTGACGCCACCAAACCTGCTGTGTTCCGCCGCCTTAAAATCATCAGTGAAAACAGTCTGGACAGCGCACTCTCTGACGCCAGCAAAGCTTCTgatgggaaggaggaggaggatgacgatgacgacgatgaggaagaagatgaatcCTCGCAAGCAGGACTTCCTGATAGCAAACAGTTGAAGGCAGACCCAGTGTTTGAGGCTGTAGATGCAACAAAAGATGCAacggaggagacagagaaggaggtTAAAGAGgtaaaagaggagaaggaggagaaagacgaAGAGGCAGCAATGAGTTCAAGCAGCCAGGACCAAGCTCAAACTGAGGAGGTaaaagaagatggagaagagttgGATTTGGAAAAGAAGGACATTGAGATGAAAGAGGACTCAAGTGGGATTCAGAAGGAGGAACTTCAGACGGAGTCAAAGGAGCCTTGTGAGGGACAAGAACATGTGGATGAGCAGACCAGTCTGGCAGTGACAGAAAAGGCTGAACTTGAAAGTGACCAGTCCGCCGTAAAAATTCCTGAGCCAGAAAGTCCTCCCATCACAACAGAAGTTACTGATCTCCCATCTGAGCAGCCTTCAGAGCAGATggaacctcagagagagacgcAAGAGGCTGACAAACCTCTTAGCAATGACGCTCAACCTGGTGAATCTACCACTGATGCTCTCCCAAGCGCTGAGATCCCGGAAGCCACGATACCCTCTGAGGTCACAGCAGCCCCCGTGGACCCATCAGTGATAGGAACTCCttctcaggatgaagaggaaggtgtCTCCGATGTAGAAAGTGAGAGAAGTCAAGAACCGCAGCTCACTGCTTTGGACATTTGCGGCATGGCCACCAGGCTTCTGGAGAGCTGGAAGGATCTAAAG GAGGTGTACAGAATACCAAAGAAGAGTCAGGTGGAAAAGGAAGCAAATG ATCGTAGCCGAGATCGAGACACAGCGTTGACACCGCGCACCCCCTCTGGTAGCAGAGAACGGGAAAGGGagcgggagaaggagagagaacgcgacagagagagagattatgaCCGAGACAGAGATCGGGACAGAGACCGAGACAGAGATCGAGATCGGGACAGAGATCGAGATTGGGACAGGGATCGTGATCGAGAGCGCGATCGAGAGCGTGATCGGGACCGGGATCGAGCCTCTGACAAAACTCCCCGAAGCTctgagagacggaggagacgcTCGGCATCTCCCCCACCCTCATCCTACGAAAGAAGCAGCAGGCGCACTGAGGAACG GTTTGATCCATCAAACAGCAACAAGACACCAAGGGGAGTTGGTGGCAAGGAGCGCAACAAGTTGTCCACAGAGGAACGTAGGAAACTGTTTGAGCAGGAGGTTGCTCAGCGGgaagcccagaaacaacagcagcagcagcagttgcagcagcagcagatgcagcagcagcagcagttgcagcagcagcagttgcaacaacagcagcagctggtgcagcagcagcagccgcttCAGACTATGGCTTATGACCCTACTCTGGTTTATGGCTCTAGCCCTGGCTTCATTCACTACCCTCCTGGATATCCCATCCAGACCTTTGTGGATCCCACCAACCCCAACGCAGGCAAGGTACTGCTCCCTACCCCTCCAGTCGAACCCGGCCTGAACTATGAAGAGGACCCTCCTCAGCTTCTTGTCTCAGAGTTGGGTCTTACCTCTCCATCCTCCACTTCCCAAGCCACTCCAGTCTCAACTCTCCCTCTGCACATCACCACCGCCAACCTCACCACTGGAACCCCCCAGCAGTATGCCCAGCCGACTGTAGCAACCCAGGATGGAGGTGTAGCTGTCCTCTCTCTACCGGTCCCGGCACCCCCTCAAGTGCAAAGCCAGCAGAGCTACACCACTCTTTGGGACCCCACCACTCAGCAAGCAGTGACCGTGCAGACCCAGCCAGCACAGCAGTATGCCACAGCTCCTGCACAGGCCCAGACACAGACAGCTATCTATTACCAGGGCCAGCCATGCCAAACCATCTACAGCATCCCTAGCGCCTACCCACAGGCTAACACTCCAGTCATACAG gcATACACTGAACCCGCAACCAGCTACCTTCATGGCCAGTCCGTGTATCCTGCCCATCCACAGGGAGTGGTGGTGCAGCAGGGAGGCACCGTCACCACCATCGTAACATCCCAAACTGTGCAACAG GAAATGATTGTACCCAACAATGTGATAGATCTTCCTCCACCCTCTCCCCCCAAACCCAAAACTATCGTCCTACCTCCCACCTGGAAAGTGGCCCGGGACCCTGAAGGAAAGATCTACTACTACCACATTGCCACAAG GCAAACACAGTGGGACCCTCCAACCTGGGACGGGAGCAGCGACAACACTAGCGTGGACCATGAATCCGAGATGGACCTGGGAACTCCGACCTATGACGAGAATCCTTCCAAG TTCTCCACCAAGACGGCTGAAGCTGACACTTCGAGTGAACTGGCTAAAAAGAGTAAAGAGACATTTCGCAAAGAG aTGTCCATGTTCATCGTGCAGTGTTTAAATCCCTTTCGGAAGCCAGACTGCAAATTGGGACGCATTGTTAACACGGAAGACTTCAAACACCTGGCGAGAAAG CTAACTCACGGAGTTATGAATAAAGAGCTGAAAGCCTGCACCAACCCTGAGGACCTTGAGTGTAACGAGAATGTGAAGCACAAGACCAAGGAGTACATCAAGAAGTACATGCAGCGGTTCGGCCCGGTGTACAGGCCCAAGGAGGACACCGAGGTGTGCTAG